In Candidatus Methylomirabilis tolerans, the following are encoded in one genomic region:
- a CDS encoding ankyrin repeat domain-containing protein → MSDDVNAADKHGITVLMKACQDGRPEAVQALIAQGAQVNARDEYGWSALMRASLRGRLEVVQALLAAGAYVHVKSDGGWSALMRAALAGHLEVVQALLAAGADVNAQQDNGATALIWASQEGHREVVQALLAAGANVHAKTNKGVTASMIAFNRGEDEIVQILKEAGAKE, encoded by the coding sequence ATGAGCGACGATGTGAACGCCGCAGACAAACACGGCATAACAGTCTTAATGAAAGCATGTCAGGACGGCCGTCCCGAGGCCGTGCAAGCACTGATCGCGCAGGGCGCGCAGGTAAACGCCAGAGATGAGTATGGCTGGTCGGCCTTGATGAGAGCGTCTCTGAGAGGCCGTCTTGAGGTCGTCCAGGCGCTGCTTGCGGCTGGCGCGTATGTGCACGTCAAATCTGACGGGGGCTGGTCGGCCTTGATGAGAGCGGCTCTGGCAGGCCATCTTGAGGTCGTCCAGGCGCTGCTTGCGGCTGGCGCGGATGTGAACGCCCAACAGGACAATGGCGCAACGGCCTTGATATGGGCGTCTCAGGAAGGCCATCGCGAGGTCGTCCAGGCGCTGCTTGCGGCGGGCGCGAATGTACACGCCAAAACCAACAAGGGCGTAACGGCCTCGATGATAGCGTTTAATAGGGGCGAGGACGAGATCGTGCAGATCCTCAAGGAAGCCGGGGCAAAGGAATAG
- a CDS encoding nitronate monooxygenase has translation MGAAVSNWRLANAVARTGQLGVVSGTGLDTVFVRRLQDGDCGGHMRRGMEQFPIRRAADEAMRRYYRPEGRAPGEPYTMLPLYRQVVAPARHELTMLAAFVEVFLAREGHDAPVGINLLTKIQLLTLPTLYGAMLAGVGYVLMGAGIPREIAGALDLLAGHHTARLRFDVEGLPSDAVEYLEFDPSAHWETPPAPLVRPKFFPIVASNSLATMLARKAIGHVDGFVIEGPTAGGHNAPPRGEPRFNERGEPIYGKCDEVDLAKIRNLGLPFWVAGGAGHPDRLVAARKAGAAGVQVGTLFAFCDESGLAEPIKRSVLAHAARGEVDVRTEPRASPTGFPIKVVEWAENPAVGVTRERVCDLGYLRVACMAADGKVDYRCPSEPEADYVKKGGKMEDTIGRQCLCNALLSVVGYPQTRDDGTVEPPIVTGGDDLITIGAFLRGRTSYTAADVVAYLLSDCHET, from the coding sequence ATGGGTGCCGCTGTCTCCAATTGGCGGCTGGCCAACGCCGTGGCACGAACCGGCCAATTGGGGGTCGTCTCCGGCACCGGCCTCGATACGGTGTTCGTGCGTCGCTTGCAGGATGGCGATTGCGGCGGCCACATGCGGCGGGGGATGGAACAGTTCCCGATCCGTCGCGCTGCAGACGAGGCCATGCGCCGCTACTATCGTCCCGAGGGTCGGGCGCCGGGTGAGCCGTACACGATGCTTCCCCTGTACCGGCAGGTGGTTGCTCCCGCTCGGCACGAGCTCACCATGCTGGCCGCGTTCGTCGAAGTGTTCCTCGCCAGGGAGGGACACGATGCCCCGGTTGGGATCAATCTGCTCACCAAAATTCAGCTACTGACGCTGCCGACGCTCTACGGTGCGATGCTCGCCGGGGTCGGCTACGTCCTGATGGGCGCCGGTATCCCGCGAGAGATCGCAGGAGCGCTCGACCTGCTTGCCGGACACCACACGGCCCGGCTCCGATTCGACGTGGAGGGACTCCCCTCCGACGCCGTCGAATACCTCGAGTTTGATCCCAGCGCCCATTGGGAGACGCCGCCGGCGCCACTCGTGCGGCCGAAGTTCTTCCCGATCGTCGCGAGTAACTCCCTGGCGACGATGCTCGCCCGCAAGGCGATCGGCCATGTGGACGGATTCGTAATCGAGGGCCCCACCGCCGGCGGCCACAACGCCCCGCCCCGCGGGGAACCACGATTCAACGAGCGCGGCGAGCCGATCTACGGCAAATGCGACGAGGTGGACCTCGCAAAGATCCGAAACCTCGGGCTGCCGTTCTGGGTGGCGGGTGGGGCCGGACACCCCGATCGCCTGGTTGCGGCGCGCAAGGCGGGAGCCGCCGGAGTCCAAGTCGGGACACTTTTCGCCTTCTGCGATGAATCGGGACTCGCTGAGCCGATCAAGCGCTCGGTGCTCGCTCACGCGGCCCGCGGCGAGGTGGACGTTCGCACGGAGCCTCGCGCATCACCCACCGGTTTTCCAATCAAGGTCGTGGAGTGGGCTGAGAATCCCGCCGTGGGTGTCACGCGCGAGCGGGTCTGCGATCTGGGGTACCTGCGCGTCGCCTGCATGGCGGCGGATGGGAAAGTAGACTACCGATGCCCTAGTGAGCCTGAGGCCGACTACGTGAAGAAGGGCGGTAAAATGGAGGACACAATCGGCCGCCAGTGCCTGTGCAACGCGCTGCTCTCTGTCGTCGGGTACCCGCAGACCCGTGATGACGGCACCGTGGAGCCGCCGATCGTCACCGGTGGCGATGACCTTATCACCATCGGCGCCTTCCTGCGTGGTCGGACGAGCTATACCGCTGCGGACGTCGTTGCCTATCTGTTGTCAGATTGTCATGAAACCTAG
- the lptD gene encoding LPS assembly protein LptD: MPRYLLPVLLALFVLTLPCFMPAVSAQDTESRGLLDKINEIKSTVRVEANEIERRERDKFTIARGDVRIRMENRILNADEVELDQVQEIIRARGRVQLIDGASRLDGDRFEYHYRTNTGVMYQAKGAMPPATVFQGVEIHKEGDRRYRLIQGSFTSCRICQPEPGGVDWEIWAKEAVVEQDEYLEAKSASLWIRGIPSLYTPYITYPIGPRRTGLLIPRIGGGGKSGFTYKQPFFWAIDESQDLTLTGIYRTDRGAEGQATYRYVLGPEASGLVEGRVLQDRRSEDQSEVRASIIARHDQQWSPELSLKSDINYVSDRRIQRRFPETPPELRTSNLTNSRIFLTQIWSNYGLQFLVDDTRTLEPDITDSRLSRLPTLNFSAFPQHLFGSPILLETQLSGTYLQRKETTDSGRADLFPKLSLPWRLLPWATMTPSIGFRETAYTNRTDGVGGGTSRELFEARNELQARFLRGFEVASGRVDRVVHLLEPRISYWFINPVGQQRIPQFDNVDFVSPQNRVTYSLTNRLLAKLKEADGSIRTHELLSFSLSQSVNLNRRTRTFSDLFLNALTPERIDQAVREAKATSLGNGFTRVPERRLSNLVADLRASPLQNLAFYGVTAINTERNRVDGIEAGVRFAYPEYGRIDLAHTFIRGGDTADQPDSSPFHDRKTSGIIGRLLLTPLKNVAINYLGRYDPRRNQSLENNVVLSYATCCWMVGLHFVNRAEVPGIRGSENSVEFFLDLLTGGAPPPPERGAQYLRR; encoded by the coding sequence ATGCCACGCTACCTCTTGCCTGTCCTGTTGGCGCTCTTCGTCCTTACCCTCCCCTGCTTCATGCCGGCAGTCTCGGCCCAGGACACAGAATCCCGGGGCCTCCTCGATAAGATCAACGAGATCAAATCAACCGTTCGGGTCGAGGCAAATGAAATCGAGCGCCGCGAGCGTGACAAGTTTACCATCGCGAGAGGCGACGTCCGGATCCGGATGGAGAACCGTATCCTTAATGCCGATGAAGTCGAGTTGGACCAGGTTCAGGAGATCATCCGAGCCAGGGGGCGAGTTCAACTCATCGATGGGGCAAGCCGTCTGGATGGCGACCGGTTTGAATACCACTACCGCACTAATACGGGTGTCATGTATCAGGCTAAAGGGGCGATGCCCCCTGCGACCGTCTTTCAAGGCGTCGAGATTCATAAGGAAGGGGATCGCAGATATCGGCTGATCCAGGGCAGCTTTACCTCCTGCCGCATCTGCCAGCCTGAGCCGGGCGGCGTCGATTGGGAGATCTGGGCAAAAGAGGCGGTAGTCGAACAAGACGAGTATCTCGAGGCAAAGTCGGCGTCTTTGTGGATTCGGGGCATCCCGTCTCTGTATACCCCGTACATCACCTATCCTATCGGGCCACGGCGCACCGGCCTTCTTATTCCCCGGATCGGCGGTGGCGGGAAGTCAGGATTCACCTATAAGCAGCCTTTCTTCTGGGCCATCGATGAGTCTCAGGACCTGACCCTGACCGGCATCTACCGAACCGATCGTGGCGCGGAGGGCCAGGCTACCTACAGATACGTTCTAGGGCCGGAGGCGAGTGGCTTGGTGGAGGGCCGGGTGCTCCAGGATCGGCGGAGTGAGGACCAGAGTGAGGTGCGAGCATCCATCATCGCCCGTCACGATCAGCAATGGAGCCCGGAGTTGAGCCTGAAAAGTGACATCAATTACGTCAGCGACCGGCGGATTCAACGAAGATTTCCCGAGACCCCGCCCGAGTTACGAACCTCGAACCTCACCAACTCGCGAATCTTCCTGACGCAGATATGGTCGAATTATGGCCTGCAATTCCTGGTCGACGATACCCGCACTCTTGAGCCGGACATCACCGACAGCCGTCTGAGTCGACTGCCCACACTGAACTTCTCCGCCTTTCCACAGCATCTGTTCGGCTCGCCGATCCTTCTGGAGACACAACTCTCCGGGACCTATCTGCAGCGGAAAGAGACTACGGACAGTGGCCGCGCTGATCTGTTTCCGAAGCTCTCGCTCCCGTGGCGCCTGCTGCCATGGGCGACTATGACGCCCTCGATCGGCTTTCGGGAGACCGCGTACACAAACCGTACAGATGGAGTGGGGGGTGGTACGAGCCGGGAGCTGTTTGAGGCGCGCAACGAGCTGCAGGCCCGATTCCTCCGCGGATTTGAAGTGGCAAGCGGACGGGTCGATCGGGTGGTCCATCTGCTTGAACCGCGCATCAGCTACTGGTTCATCAATCCTGTGGGTCAGCAGAGGATCCCGCAGTTTGATAACGTCGATTTTGTCAGCCCACAGAACAGGGTGACCTATTCTCTCACGAACCGCCTGCTGGCCAAGCTCAAAGAGGCCGACGGGTCCATCCGAACCCATGAACTCCTCTCCTTTTCACTCAGCCAGAGTGTCAACCTGAATCGCCGAACGCGAACCTTTTCTGATCTCTTTCTGAATGCGCTGACACCGGAACGGATCGATCAGGCCGTTCGTGAGGCAAAAGCCACATCGTTAGGCAATGGGTTCACGCGGGTACCGGAGCGACGCCTTTCAAACCTGGTAGCCGACCTCCGCGCCTCTCCCTTGCAGAATCTGGCATTCTATGGGGTCACCGCCATCAACACTGAAAGGAACCGGGTAGATGGAATTGAGGCTGGAGTCCGGTTTGCCTATCCCGAGTATGGGCGGATAGATCTGGCCCATACCTTCATCCGCGGTGGCGACACGGCCGATCAGCCCGATTCATCTCCATTTCACGATCGGAAGACTTCCGGCATTATTGGCCGGTTGCTGCTCACGCCGCTCAAGAACGTTGCCATCAACTATCTCGGTCGCTATGATCCACGCCGAAACCAAAGTTTAGAGAACAATGTGGTCCTGAGCTACGCCACCTGCTGCTGGATGGTGGGGCTTCATTTCGTTAACCGCGCAGAAGTGCCGGGGATCAGAGGTTCGGAGAACAGTGTCGAGTTCTTCCTCGACCTGCTGACCGGCGGGGCCCCTCCACCCCCAGAGCGAGGAGCCCAGTACCTGAGGCGCTAA
- the hemB gene encoding porphobilinogen synthase, producing the protein MYYPVFRPRRLRQNETLRRLVRETHLHRDDLIQPLFVVHGRGVRQEIPSMPGCYHLSVDELAKEAKEVAAMGIPGIILFGLPAAKDAVGSEAYAEDGVVQQAVRAVKDTVSDLLVITDVCLCEYTSHGHCGVVERGQVKNDPTLELLARTALSHAESGVDMVAPSDMMDGRVAAIRETLDEEGFENTPIMAYSAKYASAFYGPFREAAAAAPQFGDRRSYQMDPANSDEALREVGLDLEEGADIVMVKPALPYLDILWRVKEEFGGPVAAYHVSGEYAMLKAAGQLGWIDEERVLMETLTSIKRAGADLILTYAAKEAARLLENRP; encoded by the coding sequence ATGTACTACCCGGTATTTCGGCCACGGCGCTTGCGCCAGAATGAGACTCTTCGTCGACTGGTTCGAGAGACCCACCTGCATCGTGACGATCTGATTCAGCCGCTCTTCGTCGTCCATGGACGAGGTGTGCGTCAGGAAATCCCCTCGATGCCTGGCTGTTACCATCTTTCGGTGGATGAGCTGGCCAAGGAGGCGAAAGAGGTAGCTGCGATGGGTATTCCCGGGATCATCCTGTTTGGTCTTCCGGCCGCGAAAGATGCCGTGGGCTCCGAAGCCTACGCTGAGGATGGCGTTGTCCAACAGGCGGTACGGGCGGTCAAGGACACTGTCTCTGACCTCCTGGTGATCACGGACGTCTGTTTATGCGAGTACACGAGCCATGGTCACTGCGGTGTCGTGGAGCGTGGGCAGGTCAAGAACGATCCCACGCTGGAACTGCTGGCCAGAACGGCGCTCTCTCATGCCGAGTCCGGCGTCGATATGGTTGCGCCATCCGACATGATGGATGGTCGGGTAGCAGCCATCCGAGAGACGCTGGATGAAGAGGGGTTCGAGAATACGCCGATCATGGCCTATTCGGCTAAGTATGCCAGCGCCTTCTACGGCCCGTTCCGCGAGGCGGCTGCCGCGGCCCCCCAATTCGGCGATCGTCGTTCCTACCAGATGGATCCGGCCAACAGCGACGAGGCGCTTCGAGAGGTGGGACTTGACCTGGAGGAGGGGGCAGACATCGTAATGGTGAAGCCGGCCCTCCCGTACCTGGATATCCTCTGGCGGGTGAAGGAGGAATTCGGTGGGCCGGTCGCGGCCTATCACGTGAGCGGCGAGTACGCCATGCTGAAGGCGGCCGGGCAGCTCGGGTGGATCGATGAGGAGCGAGTCTTGATGGAAACGCTGACGTCGATCAAGCGGGCCGGCGCCGATCTGATCCTGACCTATGCGGCAAAGGAGGCTGCGCGCCTGCTGGAGAACAGGCCATGA